One stretch of Leptospira hartskeerlii DNA includes these proteins:
- a CDS encoding LamG domain-containing protein, translating to MRKIIHLLLISCLFLNCGTYLLLENQEPNDKTAFQNFVNLTLLDSSIGLVHYWPLDGDLKDRIGGLDLIAVNGTPTPTFDRFGFPGGAYYYDGAGGYHQSSAQGPLFFDGTVSSFTVSAWVKGKFPPGNNGSEFIFVSQGAGLGLQLYAFSAGSCSGILRAFTNNGGSGDVDVGTACGVYPEDVWYHMVFTWDIQTLTGSLYVNNVLVRSGTFGVNRPWAVYSFFQLGRSDLSSQLFQGSVDEVRVYNRVIFPVSSL from the coding sequence ATGCGAAAGATCATACATTTACTTCTGATCTCATGTCTTTTCCTAAATTGCGGCACCTATCTTCTTTTAGAAAACCAAGAACCGAACGACAAAACAGCATTCCAAAATTTTGTAAATTTAACGTTACTCGATTCTTCGATTGGATTAGTTCATTACTGGCCATTAGATGGAGATTTAAAAGATAGAATCGGCGGACTGGATCTGATTGCAGTAAATGGAACTCCAACGCCTACGTTCGATCGATTCGGATTTCCAGGAGGAGCATATTACTATGACGGAGCCGGAGGCTATCATCAATCCTCTGCGCAAGGACCTCTCTTTTTTGACGGGACTGTTTCCTCATTTACAGTCAGTGCTTGGGTAAAGGGAAAATTTCCTCCCGGAAATAACGGCAGTGAATTCATCTTTGTAAGCCAAGGTGCTGGATTAGGTCTTCAATTATACGCATTTTCCGCAGGTTCTTGCAGTGGAATACTGAGAGCTTTCACGAATAACGGAGGTTCCGGCGATGTGGACGTCGGCACTGCCTGTGGAGTATATCCGGAAGATGTTTGGTATCATATGGTTTTTACTTGGGATATCCAAACGCTGACAGGTTCCTTGTATGTTAATAATGTCCTAGTCCGCTCCGGAACTTTCGGAGTAAATCGTCCCTGGGCTGTATACAGTTTTTTCCAATTAGGTAGATCCGATCTTTCTTCTCAACTTTTCCAAGGAAGCGTCGATGAAGTCAGGGTTTATAACAGGGTGATATTTCCTGTTTCAAGTTTGTAG
- a CDS encoding LamG domain-containing protein, which produces MQDLNSEKDNFPTLARLLLAIVPAEALIHYFPMNNTTSPVDVTQNGLDMNSYGTDMAVMVSDRFGIPDHAVYYDGAVGTGATTQSAGNGNQILNGSTSSYTISFWAKGTYPSSPGGGSMGIFIAQGNGFGIQYYKNYPSSCGSLRAFTNNGGVGDVDLIGPCNFIPEAWHQIIFVWDLEQLTASLYADNILIAQQSNAGGQRPWNVNAKLSFAYSSLGSNYVEVTIDEFKIYNMALSPNRYWMP; this is translated from the coding sequence ATGCAGGATTTAAATTCCGAAAAAGATAATTTCCCTACCTTAGCAAGACTGCTACTCGCGATCGTTCCTGCAGAAGCGTTGATCCATTATTTTCCGATGAATAATACAACCTCTCCTGTCGACGTAACACAAAACGGTTTGGATATGAACTCATACGGGACGGATATGGCAGTAATGGTCTCAGATCGTTTCGGGATCCCGGATCACGCTGTATATTACGACGGAGCGGTCGGAACAGGGGCCACTACCCAAAGTGCAGGTAACGGAAATCAGATCTTGAACGGAAGCACTTCTTCCTACACTATCAGCTTTTGGGCGAAGGGGACTTATCCTTCTTCTCCAGGCGGAGGAAGTATGGGAATTTTTATAGCGCAGGGAAACGGTTTCGGGATCCAATATTATAAAAATTATCCATCTTCTTGTGGGTCGCTTAGGGCCTTCACTAATAACGGAGGTGTGGGAGATGTGGATCTGATCGGCCCATGCAATTTTATCCCGGAAGCTTGGCACCAGATTATCTTTGTCTGGGACTTGGAACAATTAACCGCAAGTTTGTATGCAGATAATATCCTGATCGCTCAGCAATCGAATGCAGGAGGCCAGAGACCTTGGAATGTGAATGCAAAATTATCTTTCGCATATTCTTCCTTAGGCAGTAATTACGTAGAAGTAACGATAGATGAATTTAAAATCTACAATATGGCGTTATCACCGAATCGATATTGGATGCCTTAA
- a CDS encoding alpha/beta hydrolase, translated as MYDIPLVQLGPVKAARIPGDPQGPYVIFLHGYGANAFDLLPLYSYMDVPEGTNFIFPDGILEIPIAPGYNGKAWFPIDMEALQRAMVAGGSRELFERYPAGLAEAKQKVEEMIQALDVPMDRIILGGFSQGAMLATEITLKAEKKPQGLVILSGTLLDETHWSQYAKQTPGYKFFQSHGRMDPVLGYPAAKRLETVLKDAGWVGELLAFPGGHEIPEIVLHGMNRYLRELFE; from the coding sequence ATGTATGATATTCCTCTCGTTCAATTAGGTCCTGTTAAAGCAGCTCGTATCCCAGGCGATCCGCAAGGGCCATATGTTATCTTTTTACACGGTTACGGTGCAAATGCGTTCGATCTTCTGCCTTTGTATTCATACATGGATGTCCCCGAAGGTACGAATTTCATTTTTCCGGATGGGATCTTAGAAATTCCGATTGCGCCAGGTTATAACGGTAAGGCTTGGTTTCCGATCGATATGGAAGCCCTACAAAGAGCCATGGTTGCAGGAGGTTCTAGAGAACTTTTTGAACGTTATCCGGCCGGTCTGGCAGAGGCAAAACAAAAGGTAGAAGAGATGATCCAAGCCTTAGATGTTCCGATGGATCGGATTATTTTAGGCGGTTTTTCCCAAGGTGCGATGCTCGCGACCGAGATTACTCTTAAGGCAGAGAAAAAGCCCCAAGGTCTTGTCATTCTGTCGGGAACTTTGTTGGATGAGACTCATTGGTCCCAGTATGCTAAACAAACTCCGGGCTATAAATTTTTTCAAAGTCATGGTAGAATGGACCCTGTGCTCGGTTATCCTGCCGCGAAAAGATTAGAAACAGTGTTAAAAGACGCAGGCTGGGTTGGTGAGTTGCTGGCATTTCCGGGTGGACATGAAATCCCGGAGATAGTATTACACGGTATGAACCGCTATTTGCGAGAATTGTTCGAATGA
- a CDS encoding DUF1554 domain-containing protein produces MLIKRISLFFAICFSVFQASCAIKSENSGDPNTKEYYENAIISCLINGCDKEIIITGGNSLPEAGSLVLSVSLVHKPDSSSVTYNFSSSNPAIASVAPSSLIFTPSDYNVPQTLTITGSSDDSDSTDNSVVISILTPDSETIPYPILQKDNDKFLFATSASFAGDFGSGGLADFVCQNAANSLTGLPSGTYKTFAVAGTWRRAMPSKIDWVLKPNKDYIDFNGGAFTKAFSTDANALFAFGTGSGIAATAAGYWTGLQTDWSTANTCQGWTSSNLSDQGNFASSNDPNVGGISAGTPDFCNVAKSVVCVQQ; encoded by the coding sequence ATGCTGATCAAGCGGATTTCCTTATTCTTTGCGATTTGTTTTTCGGTTTTTCAAGCGTCTTGTGCGATCAAATCCGAAAATTCAGGAGATCCTAACACAAAAGAATATTATGAAAATGCAATTATAAGCTGTCTGATCAATGGATGTGACAAAGAGATTATCATTACTGGTGGAAATTCTCTTCCGGAAGCCGGCTCCCTTGTTCTATCCGTTTCCTTGGTGCATAAACCGGATTCTTCTTCCGTAACTTATAATTTTTCCAGTAGTAATCCTGCAATTGCTTCCGTTGCTCCATCCTCTCTGATATTTACTCCATCCGATTATAATGTTCCTCAGACTTTGACTATAACAGGTTCGTCAGACGATTCGGATTCCACGGATAATTCCGTTGTGATCTCTATTCTAACCCCGGATTCCGAGACGATCCCTTATCCAATATTACAGAAAGATAATGATAAATTCTTATTTGCCACAAGCGCATCCTTTGCCGGAGATTTCGGATCCGGCGGCTTAGCTGACTTTGTTTGCCAGAACGCTGCGAACTCTTTGACCGGTCTTCCGTCCGGAACCTACAAAACTTTTGCAGTAGCCGGGACTTGGAGGAGAGCTATGCCCTCTAAGATAGACTGGGTGTTAAAGCCGAACAAAGACTATATAGATTTTAACGGTGGCGCCTTTACCAAAGCTTTTTCAACGGATGCGAACGCATTATTTGCATTCGGAACTGGAAGCGGGATCGCTGCGACTGCCGCGGGATATTGGACAGGCTTGCAGACGGATTGGTCTACCGCAAATACCTGCCAAGGTTGGACTTCCAGTAACCTTTCCGACCAAGGAAATTTTGCAAGCTCTAACGATCCAAACGTTGGTGGAATATCTGCAGGAACTCCTGACTTCTGTAACGTTGCAAAATCAGTTGTCTGCGTTCAGCAATAA
- a CDS encoding phosphate signaling complex PhoU family protein, producing the protein MASKFDYLRKNLYAMAELCLEQILILDDAIEQENPDLAKQVIERDDLIDSLEKQNDNLSQNAILEAIANRNLLGMDQIDGEVVLKRDPLRFALSSIRINRSLERMGDQIVNCATCYRRGLLPKGFFRQEEILDKMLSRVVTLVGMAVESLVEEKNRFYGSVHTVEEELNNLCHAAFLKFVLDPRLDKNQFADLYRMILGIERAGDYAVNIAEELVRLNTGMDIRHLSDPVQVTEKTKTS; encoded by the coding sequence ATGGCTTCCAAGTTCGATTATCTCCGTAAAAATTTATATGCAATGGCGGAGCTATGTTTGGAACAAATCCTGATCTTGGACGACGCAATCGAACAAGAGAATCCGGACCTTGCTAAACAGGTGATCGAAAGAGACGATCTGATCGATAGTTTGGAAAAACAAAACGATAACCTCTCCCAAAATGCAATTTTAGAAGCGATCGCAAATCGTAACTTACTCGGGATGGACCAAATCGACGGAGAAGTTGTACTCAAAAGAGATCCGCTGCGATTCGCACTCTCCTCCATTCGTATCAACAGAAGTTTAGAAAGAATGGGAGACCAGATCGTAAACTGCGCTACTTGTTACCGAAGGGGACTTCTTCCAAAGGGATTTTTCAGACAGGAAGAAATTTTGGACAAGATGCTCTCCAGAGTAGTCACTCTTGTGGGAATGGCTGTAGAATCCTTAGTAGAAGAGAAAAACAGATTCTATGGCTCTGTTCATACTGTAGAGGAAGAACTAAACAATCTATGTCATGCTGCGTTCTTAAAGTTTGTATTGGATCCAAGATTGGATAAAAACCAATTCGCAGACTTATACAGAATGATCTTAGGGATAGAAAGAGCCGGAGACTATGCTGTAAACATCGCAGAAGAGCTGGTGCGTTTAAATACGGGTATGGACATTCGTCATCTTTCCGATCCCGTCCAAGTCACCGAAAAGACGAAAACTTCCTGA
- a CDS encoding MAPEG family protein, which translates to MFSSLFPLIAFTAWTILLVLIVVSFRTVQVLAGTKKSNEFPAWIQHGSDLYWRIHRAHLNCVEGLPVFGVLVLTFILSGYQNDTFDLLAWIVFGARILQTSAHLSGGGVWNVNVRFTGFIIQYICFTAMLVILVRSIL; encoded by the coding sequence ATGTTTAGTTCTCTATTTCCATTAATTGCCTTTACTGCTTGGACCATTCTACTCGTACTCATCGTAGTATCTTTTAGAACAGTGCAGGTATTGGCTGGCACCAAAAAATCCAACGAGTTTCCCGCATGGATACAGCACGGTTCCGACCTGTATTGGAGGATCCACCGTGCTCATTTGAATTGCGTAGAAGGTCTTCCTGTTTTCGGAGTTTTAGTTTTGACCTTTATACTTTCAGGCTATCAAAACGATACCTTTGATCTTCTCGCCTGGATCGTATTCGGAGCAAGGATCCTACAAACAAGCGCTCATTTAAGCGGAGGTGGCGTTTGGAACGTGAATGTAAGATTTACAGGATTTATAATCCAATATATTTGTTTCACAGCGATGCTAGTGATATTAGTACGTTCCATTCTATAA
- a CDS encoding imelysin family protein — MGALAILFSSSADYTKVLKYSGTNVVLPSLLALKNDTATLETKALAYYTTQNATTLGELQDAWKAAHVSLKKVEVFYFGPGTYPSTKNYYVKMDAFETISARPLWTYVNKIITNTASCATTDPITSTDLAACSVIYKGFEPLEMLIFSSDSLASTIDDATSINSVNTAGSRRLEYIKSLGQLINQDANSLYTSWDPAGGNFLGNFIAGNGSYFSNQGVAFDTYVQSLGNIVYQIWDGKLGGPACITPGCSTNPNPKSTEATFSRNAYQDLYDNLLGFELGYQGNPADTDAVTLSTMIQAQNSQLDTDIKAAIAALKAAINPSNDLYAQIEADGTSVGTSITTNVQPIYNLAEALKVLFNVDAFSALDVPSLPPAADGD; from the coding sequence ATGGGAGCGTTAGCCATCTTATTTTCCTCAAGTGCGGATTATACTAAGGTGTTAAAATATTCCGGAACAAATGTGGTTCTTCCCAGTTTGCTCGCTCTAAAGAACGACACCGCAACCTTAGAAACTAAAGCTTTAGCTTATTATACCACTCAGAACGCCACAACCTTGGGAGAATTGCAAGACGCCTGGAAGGCCGCCCACGTTTCCTTGAAAAAAGTGGAAGTTTTCTATTTTGGTCCGGGAACCTATCCTTCTACCAAAAACTATTACGTTAAAATGGATGCATTCGAGACCATTTCCGCGAGACCTTTATGGACATACGTGAATAAGATTATCACGAATACCGCTTCTTGTGCGACTACGGATCCAATCACTAGTACGGATTTAGCTGCTTGTTCCGTAATATATAAGGGATTTGAGCCTTTGGAAATGCTTATCTTCTCTTCCGACAGTCTTGCAAGTACGATCGACGATGCAACTTCGATCAATTCGGTCAACACTGCAGGCTCTAGAAGATTAGAATACATTAAATCACTTGGTCAATTGATCAACCAGGACGCGAATAGTTTGTATACTTCTTGGGACCCAGCCGGAGGGAATTTTTTAGGAAATTTTATCGCAGGAAACGGATCTTATTTTTCCAACCAAGGAGTCGCGTTCGATACGTACGTTCAATCCTTGGGAAATATAGTGTACCAAATCTGGGACGGGAAATTAGGAGGACCTGCTTGCATAACACCGGGATGTTCTACAAACCCAAATCCTAAATCCACTGAGGCTACCTTCTCCAGGAATGCTTATCAGGATCTATATGATAATCTTTTAGGTTTCGAACTAGGATACCAGGGAAATCCAGCGGATACGGATGCAGTTACTCTTTCTACGATGATCCAAGCTCAAAATTCTCAATTGGATACCGATATCAAAGCTGCAATTGCCGCTTTAAAAGCAGCGATCAATCCCTCCAATGATTTGTATGCTCAAATCGAAGCTGATGGAACTTCGGTAGGGACAAGTATCACTACAAATGTGCAACCGATATACAACCTTGCTGAGGCACTAAAAGTCCTTTTTAATGTGGACGCGTTCTCAGCATTAGACGTTCCGAGCCTTCCTCCTGCGGCGGACGGAGACTAA